The Candidatus Thermoplasmatota archaeon genomic interval GAGGTCGCCGTCGCCGTTTGGATCCACGGCCCAGCGGATGGCGTTGGCCACGACGGGGTCGTCCCCCTCGCCCTTGTGGTTCATCGCCTTGGCGACCACGAGCTTGGCCTCGGGCGCGATGCCGCGCGCGCCCGTGAGCCAATAGTAGTGCAGCGGATTGAGCTGCAGGTGCCCGTGGCCGGCGGCGATTCCGGCGATGTGCGTGCCGTGGCCGTGGTCGTCGTAGGGCTGCGCCCGTTTGGTCCCGGTCCGGTCGCCCACGAAGTCGCGCCAGCACCAGCCGCACGCGAGCTTTCCCGCAAGATCGGGATGGCGAAGGTCCGCGCCCGTGTCGATGACGCCGATCGTGAC includes:
- a CDS encoding S8 family serine peptidase, yielding MRGARTVLLAAAAFALVAPAVLGAGWHVEQAEPAQTPSRTVYTAQSLFSVKQQIEINRMWIFARPLWLAKPTGEGVTIGVIDTGADLRHPDLAGKLACGWCWRDFVGDRTGTKRAQPYDDHGHGTHIAGIAAGHGHLQLNPLHYYWLTGARGIAPEAKLVVAKAMNHKGEGDDPVVANAIRWAVDPNGDGDL